From a single Solanum dulcamara chromosome 4, daSolDulc1.2, whole genome shotgun sequence genomic region:
- the LOC129887445 gene encoding E3 ubiquitin-protein ligase SIRP1-like isoform X2, producing MDERGASRYWCHHCSRRVNPMMEVELKCPICQLGFIEEMGADSTDRENESPLDSDSDRALSLWAPILLGMMSNPRSRSRLRHLEFEDDDDEYTNERDDHTREADTELDPGLASIMNRRRRNSATILQLLQGIRAGMLSESENADNENRETGRESRDSERVILINPFNQTIIVQGSYDSDNNSRNQPIGSLGDYFIGPGLDVLLQHLAENDPNRYGTPPAQKEVVEALPVVTIDETLQCSVCLEDFEIGTEAKEMPCKHKFHGVCILPWLELHSTCPVCRHQLPSDESKVESAGTNDGSGNTNAQSSNGNGRRYEDEDTRNENGRRFPVSLPWPLSGLFSSSNAGIQSSNGNSSSMTSSSSTLSGNANSNAHMHED from the coding sequence ATGGACGAAAGAGGAGCATCAAGATATTGGTGTCATCATTGTTCAAGGAGGGTGAACCCCATGATGGAGGTGGAATTAAAATGTCCCATTTGTCAACTAggatttattgaagaaatggGAGCAGACAGTACTGATCGTGAAAATGAGAGCCCTTTAGATTCCGATTCTGATCGTGCCCTCTCACTTTGGGCACCTATCTTGTTAGGCATGATGAGCAACCCTCGTAGTCGTTCTAGACTTAGGCATCTCGAAtttgaagatgatgatgatgagtaCACAAATGAACGCGATGATCATACTCGTGAAGCCGATACAGAACTAGATCCGGGGCTGGCATCTATAATGAATAGGCGGAGGAGGAACTCTGCGACAATTCTCCAGCTCTTGCAAGGTATTCGAGCTGGAATGTTGTCTGAGTCGGAGAATGCTGACAATGAAAACAGGGAGACAGGTAGAGAGAGTAGGGATAGTGAACGTGTTATACTTATAAATCCGTTCAATCAAACCATCATTGTGCAGGGCTCTTATGATTCGGATAATAATTCCAGGAACCAACCTATTGGCTCATTGGGTGATTATTTTATTGGTCCTGGTTTAGACGTGTTGCTGCAACATTTGGCAGAGAATGATCCAAATAGGTATGGTACTCCACCAGCTCAAAAAGAGGTTGTAGAGGCGTTGCCCGTGGTGACAATTGATGAGACATTGCAGTGTTCTGTCTGTTTAGAAGACTTTGAGATTGGGACTGAAGCCAAAGAGATGCCTTGTAAGCACAAGTTTCATGGTGTCTGTATCTTACCATGGCTGGAGCTTCATAGCACATGTCCAGTCTGTAGGCACCAGTTGCCCTCTGATGAATCAAAAGTTGAGTCTGCTGGAACCAATGATGGAAGTGGTAACACAAATGCGCAGAGTAGTAACGGTAATGGTAGAAGGTATGAAGATGAGGATACTAGGAATGAAAACGGGCGACGGTTTCCAGTGTCGCTTCCATGGCCTTTGAGTGGCttgttttcatcctcaaacGCAGGTATCCAATCTAGTAATGGAAATTCATCATCAATGACGTCTTCTTCATCAACCTTGTCAGGAAATGCAAACTCCAATGCTCATATGCATGAGGATTAA
- the LOC129887445 gene encoding E3 ubiquitin-protein ligase SIRP1-like isoform X1: MDVACLTEKEDPMDERGASRYWCHHCSRRVNPMMEVELKCPICQLGFIEEMGADSTDRENESPLDSDSDRALSLWAPILLGMMSNPRSRSRLRHLEFEDDDDEYTNERDDHTREADTELDPGLASIMNRRRRNSATILQLLQGIRAGMLSESENADNENRETGRESRDSERVILINPFNQTIIVQGSYDSDNNSRNQPIGSLGDYFIGPGLDVLLQHLAENDPNRYGTPPAQKEVVEALPVVTIDETLQCSVCLEDFEIGTEAKEMPCKHKFHGVCILPWLELHSTCPVCRHQLPSDESKVESAGTNDGSGNTNAQSSNGNGRRYEDEDTRNENGRRFPVSLPWPLSGLFSSSNAGIQSSNGNSSSMTSSSSTLSGNANSNAHMHED, encoded by the coding sequence GATGTTGCTTGTTTGACAGAGAAAGAAGATCCAATGGACGAAAGAGGAGCATCAAGATATTGGTGTCATCATTGTTCAAGGAGGGTGAACCCCATGATGGAGGTGGAATTAAAATGTCCCATTTGTCAACTAggatttattgaagaaatggGAGCAGACAGTACTGATCGTGAAAATGAGAGCCCTTTAGATTCCGATTCTGATCGTGCCCTCTCACTTTGGGCACCTATCTTGTTAGGCATGATGAGCAACCCTCGTAGTCGTTCTAGACTTAGGCATCTCGAAtttgaagatgatgatgatgagtaCACAAATGAACGCGATGATCATACTCGTGAAGCCGATACAGAACTAGATCCGGGGCTGGCATCTATAATGAATAGGCGGAGGAGGAACTCTGCGACAATTCTCCAGCTCTTGCAAGGTATTCGAGCTGGAATGTTGTCTGAGTCGGAGAATGCTGACAATGAAAACAGGGAGACAGGTAGAGAGAGTAGGGATAGTGAACGTGTTATACTTATAAATCCGTTCAATCAAACCATCATTGTGCAGGGCTCTTATGATTCGGATAATAATTCCAGGAACCAACCTATTGGCTCATTGGGTGATTATTTTATTGGTCCTGGTTTAGACGTGTTGCTGCAACATTTGGCAGAGAATGATCCAAATAGGTATGGTACTCCACCAGCTCAAAAAGAGGTTGTAGAGGCGTTGCCCGTGGTGACAATTGATGAGACATTGCAGTGTTCTGTCTGTTTAGAAGACTTTGAGATTGGGACTGAAGCCAAAGAGATGCCTTGTAAGCACAAGTTTCATGGTGTCTGTATCTTACCATGGCTGGAGCTTCATAGCACATGTCCAGTCTGTAGGCACCAGTTGCCCTCTGATGAATCAAAAGTTGAGTCTGCTGGAACCAATGATGGAAGTGGTAACACAAATGCGCAGAGTAGTAACGGTAATGGTAGAAGGTATGAAGATGAGGATACTAGGAATGAAAACGGGCGACGGTTTCCAGTGTCGCTTCCATGGCCTTTGAGTGGCttgttttcatcctcaaacGCAGGTATCCAATCTAGTAATGGAAATTCATCATCAATGACGTCTTCTTCATCAACCTTGTCAGGAAATGCAAACTCCAATGCTCATATGCATGAGGATTAA